A window of the Parambassis ranga chromosome 17, fParRan2.1, whole genome shotgun sequence genome harbors these coding sequences:
- the LOC114449856 gene encoding von Willebrand factor C domain-containing protein 2-like has protein sequence MAKVSRVRTAVLALLLCAQAGFGFSVAGQQESTCEANGSLYYVGEWYFLDSDHCTQCECTVEGSACARTECTSLPAACIHVSHYPTDCCPRCEKIGCEYRGVVYELGQNFQPSECEQCTCDSDGIARCLVADCAPPPCVNPVYQPGKCCPECKEGPNCYVDASRGQVIPAGEPIWVDSCTKCRCHDGQDAGYWEGNRLATCSRLKNCKPEQPSAQQN, from the exons ATGGCAAAGGTTTCCAGAGTACGCACGGCCGTTTTGGCACTATTGCTTTGCGCACAGGCCGGTTTTGGCTTTTCCGTCGCCGGGCAGCAGGAGAGCACCTGCGAGGCCAACGGCAGCTTATACTACGTGGGGGAATGGTATTTTCTGGACTCTGATCACTGCACCCAGTGCGAGTGCACCGTTGAGGGCTCAGCGTGCGCCCGCACTGAGTGCACCTCTCTCCCAGCGGCGTGCATTCATGTCAGCCACTACCCCACCGACTGCTGCCCCAGGTGCGAGAAGATCGGGTGTGAGTACCGAGGGGTGGTGTACGAGCTGGGGCAGAACTTCCAG ccgTCAGAATGTGAGCAGTGCACCTGTGACAGTGATGGTATCGCCCGCTGTCTAGTTGCAGATTGTGCCCCTCCACCATGTGTCAACCCTGTCTACCAGCCGGGGAAATGCTGCCCTGAATGCAAGGAGG GTCCTAACTGCTATGTTGATGCATCACGGGGTCAAGTGATTCCTGCAGGAGAGCCCATCTGGGTTGACTCGTGCACTAAGTGCCGCTGTCATGATGGCCAGGACGCTGGCTACTGGGAGGGAAACCGTCTCGCCACCTGTTCCCGCCTCAAAAACTGTAAACCTGAGCAGCCGTCTGCCCAGCAAAACTGA